The following are encoded together in the Triticum dicoccoides isolate Atlit2015 ecotype Zavitan chromosome 6B, WEW_v2.0, whole genome shotgun sequence genome:
- the LOC119324642 gene encoding F-box protein At5g65850-like has product MEPMVVGTLPDNLVVEILSRLPFKSFCRFKCVCKSWLAFSSNPNYHENLPKIPTGLFCQYQDLNKKATKLIGQPRKVEQIDGALSFLPQYPQLELMDCCNGLVLCMRRSMDWNNRKIIYHFIVCNPATQEWTKLPDTRPYQEHGICQAMLVFNPSCSRQFYVLNFKRDPSTSFLSGLEVFSSNLSTWLVYDAWWNSGMPTVIGYRHLFIDGSLYLFRLRRNSRRILVLNGFEAMSSCIPPNRRTIKLPNDPSVESPNGLSVGMYTQGFFGHSLGALHFALPDVDGRAIRIWSLDVSGPYKWSMKHRLSIRDAFGRDDLSHYDSTQQCRNCAYRIGALDLESDVMFLFAGENKLRSYAISTGKFHELGDIEQDHEHSYDKFFYYIACYLKLPASVPFP; this is encoded by the coding sequence ATGGAACCTATGGTTGTCGGTACACTACCTGATAATCTGGTGGTTGAAATCCTCTCTCGGCTGCCGTTCAAGTCTTTTTGCCGCTTCAAATGTGTCTGCAAGTCCTGGCTTGCCTTCTCATCAAATCCAAACTACCATGAGAACCTGCCAAAAATTCCCACCGGCCTTTTCTGCCAATACCAAGACCTTAATAAGAAGGCTACCAAGCTTATTGGCCAGCCCCGAAAGGTGGAGCAAATTGATGGAGCACTTAGTTTCTTGCCACAGTACCCACAACTGGAGCTTATGGATTGCTGCAATGGCCTAGTCCTCTGCATGCGTAGGAGCATGGATTGGAACAACCGTAAAATTATCTACCACTTCATTGTGTGCAACCCCGCAACACAAGAGTGGACGAAGTTACCTGATACCCGTCCTTACCAAGAACATGGTATTTGCCAAGCTATGTTGGTTTTCAACCCATCATGTTCCCGACAGTTCTATGTCCTCAACTTTAAACGGGATCCTTCAACTTCGTTCTTGAGCGGGCTCGAGGTGTTTTCATCCAACCTTTCCACATGGCTTGTGTATGATGCATGGTGGAATTCTGGGATGCCCACTGTTATTGGATACCGACACTTGTTCATAGATGGTTCACTTTATCTGTTTAGACTGCGGAGGAATTCAAGGAGGATCTTGGTGTTGAACGGCTTTGAGGCGATGAGTTCCTGCATACCGCCTAATCGTCGGACTATCAAGTTGCCAAATGACCCTTCTGTTGAATCTCCGAATGGCCTTTCCGTTGGTATGTACACTCAAGGTTTCTTTGGACACTCTCTAGGGGCCTTGCACTTTGCATTGCCAGATGTGGATGGGCGTGCGATCCGGATTTGGAGCCTCGATGTTTCCGGGCCATATAAGTGGAGTATGAAGCATCGTCTTAGTATCAGAGATGCGTTTGGAAGAGACGACCTTTCTCACTATGACTCCACTCAACAGTGTCGAAATTGTGCTTACAGGATTGGAGCCCTCGACTTGGAGAGTGACGTCATGTTCCTCTTTGCCGGGGAAAACAAGCTTCGTTCATACGCCATCAGCACTGGGAAATTTCATGAGCTCGGTGACATTGAACAAGATCATGAGCATAGCTATGACAAGTTCTTTTATTATATTGCATGCTACTTGAAGCTTCCAGCATCCGTGCCTTTTCCTTAG